From one Erinaceus europaeus chromosome 4, mEriEur2.1, whole genome shotgun sequence genomic stretch:
- the LOC103122210 gene encoding transducin-like enhancer protein 1: MVRQFQGHADGASCIDISNDGTKLWTGGLDNTVRSWDLREGRQLQQHDFTSQIFSLGYCPTGEWLAVGMESSNVEVLHVNKPYKYQLHLHESCVLSLKFAYCGKWFVSTGKDNLLNAWWTPYGASIFQSKESSSVLSCDISVDDKYTVTGSGDKKATVYEVIY; the protein is encoded by the coding sequence ATGGTGAGGCAATTCCAGGGCCACGCAGACGGGGCCAGCTGTATTGACATTTCGAACGATGGCACCAAGCTTTGGACTGGTGGCCTGGACAACACGGTTAGGTCCTGGGACCTTCGAGAAGGGCGGCAGCTGCAGCAGCACGACTTCACCTCACAGATCTTCTCCCTTGGATACTGTCCCACTGGGGAGTGGCTGGCTGTGGGCATGGAGAGCAGTAACGTGGAAGTCCTCCACGTAAACAAGCCCTACAAGTACCAGCTGCATCTCCACGAGAGCTGTGTGCTGTCTCTAAAATTTGCTTATTGTGGTAAATGGTTTGTGAGTACTGGAAAAGATAACCTCCTCAATGCTTGGTGGACCCCCTATGGAGCTAGTATATTCCAGTCCAAAGAGTCCTCATCCGTGCTTAGCTGTGACATCTCTGTGGATGATAAGTACACAGTCACTGGCTCAGGGGACAAGAAGGCTACAGTCTATGAAGTCATCTACTGA